A single Vulcanisaeta distributa DSM 14429 DNA region contains:
- a CDS encoding ABC transporter permease translates to MRLASFLIRRSINMVITVLGVIFIMFVITHVITPNPAVAWAGPHPVPSIVEAITKEYHLNDPVYVQFYYFLIAVFQGNWGEDPMYHQPIIQLIDVYFPRTLELTIAAMIVIIILGILTGAIAAVHKNTPTDYTIRAFYLVTWSMPPFLVAMLLQLAIAYGLRLLPATGLANPLLPPPKPITGMPTIDALIEGDWPYFWSSLRHLILPATALALVAFGIISRLIRNSMIDIASKPFIRTAIMKGLKDRDVVFRHMLRNALIPAITVLALTFASLLAGAVVIEDVFSWTGMGWLLTQALYQQDYPLVMAGTFIVAIGVVIANLVADILYAVVDPRIKLE, encoded by the coding sequence ATGAGACTTGCATCATTTCTAATTAGAAGAAGTATAAATATGGTAATAACTGTACTTGGAGTGATTTTTATAATGTTCGTAATAACGCACGTGATAACGCCAAACCCAGCAGTTGCATGGGCAGGTCCACACCCTGTACCATCAATTGTTGAGGCAATAACTAAGGAATACCACCTAAATGACCCCGTGTATGTTCAATTCTATTACTTCCTAATAGCCGTATTTCAAGGCAATTGGGGTGAGGATCCGATGTATCATCAACCAATAATACAATTGATTGATGTTTATTTCCCAAGGACACTTGAATTAACAATCGCGGCTATGATAGTAATAATAATTTTAGGAATCTTAACGGGAGCCATTGCAGCAGTGCATAAGAATACCCCAACCGACTACACAATTAGAGCATTCTACCTAGTGACTTGGTCAATGCCGCCATTCCTAGTCGCCATGCTCCTCCAATTAGCCATAGCCTATGGATTGAGGTTATTACCAGCCACTGGTCTTGCCAATCCGTTATTACCTCCACCAAAACCAATAACTGGCATGCCAACGATTGACGCCTTAATTGAGGGTGACTGGCCATACTTCTGGTCAAGCCTTAGGCACTTAATACTTCCTGCAACTGCATTGGCACTTGTGGCTTTTGGCATAATTTCAAGGTTAATTAGGAATAGCATGATAGATATAGCCTCAAAGCCATTCATAAGAACCGCAATAATGAAGGGGCTTAAGGATAGGGATGTGGTATTTAGGCACATGCTTAGGAACGCACTAATACCTGCGATAACGGTATTAGCATTAACCTTTGCTTCGTTACTCGCCGGTGCGGTGGTCATCGAGGATGTGTTCTCATGGACGGGAATGGGATGGTTATTGACACAGGCACTATATCAGCAGGATTACCCATTAGTAATGGCTGGTACCTTCATTGTCGCGATTGGTGTTGTAATAGCGAATTTAGTAGCCGATATACTGTATGCGGTTGTTGATCCAAGGATTAAGCTTGAGTAG
- a CDS encoding ABC transporter permease — MATQITVTTERRVSSLRLFMTYMIHNPPTLVGFIITVAFYGWAIIEGVLQLLGTLLHNPAIGWALLPYNPFAVNYAAAFQPPSLKHIFGTDNLGRDLFSEILYGTPTEALISILVVGSAIIIGGLIGMVSGYFGKYVDEAGMRVTDMFLAFPAIILALAVEAAIGRGAVNAAIALVVVWWPTYARLFRAETLRVKTQYFIDAAKLSGTSTIGIIFRHIFPNVLTPVISYATIDLGNVVLAYSIISFLGFGVPPPYPEWGRLVSEGFQYFPAPAWWYAIIPGVVITIVVIGLALLGDGISEYITSGGATV, encoded by the coding sequence ATGGCCACTCAGATAACCGTAACAACTGAACGCAGGGTTTCATCATTAAGGCTCTTCATGACCTACATGATTCATAACCCACCAACACTCGTTGGATTCATAATAACGGTGGCATTCTACGGTTGGGCTATAATCGAGGGCGTACTACAGCTACTGGGTACGCTACTTCATAACCCAGCAATTGGATGGGCATTACTACCATACAATCCATTTGCGGTAAACTATGCCGCCGCATTCCAACCTCCATCATTAAAGCATATTTTTGGAACGGACAACTTAGGCAGAGATCTATTCAGTGAAATACTGTATGGAACACCGACCGAGGCCCTAATCTCAATACTTGTCGTAGGTTCGGCAATAATTATTGGAGGTCTTATAGGAATGGTATCAGGTTACTTCGGCAAGTACGTTGATGAGGCGGGCATGAGGGTCACCGACATGTTTCTGGCATTCCCAGCAATAATACTGGCATTGGCAGTGGAAGCTGCAATAGGTAGGGGCGCGGTCAATGCAGCAATAGCCTTAGTGGTTGTTTGGTGGCCAACATATGCAAGGCTCTTTAGGGCTGAAACACTTAGGGTAAAGACGCAGTACTTCATTGATGCCGCAAAACTCTCTGGGACGAGCACGATAGGTATAATATTTAGGCACATATTCCCGAACGTGTTAACACCAGTAATTTCCTACGCAACCATTGACTTAGGTAATGTCGTGCTGGCCTATTCAATAATAAGTTTCCTGGGTTTTGGAGTACCACCACCATATCCAGAGTGGGGTAGGCTCGTGTCCGAGGGCTTTCAGTACTTCCCAGCACCCGCCTGGTGGTACGCAATAATACCTGGCGTAGTAATAACAATAGTGGTAATTGGACTTGCACTTCTTGGTGACGGAATATCGGAATATATAACGAGTGGAGGTGCAACAGTATGA
- a CDS encoding PaREP1 family protein: MELPKTIINILRRNGLDIDYIIDVLTVNLNIDPPSAAKAHAKLALAMFNEGLSFVDKGDVVQASERLYKAVEGSVKALAIARGLDEAREALSKGRWTVSLLDKAARRLGDKVWRAWTEAYFLHVNGFHEVRIDVDDVRARIPIIQELINEVKKSLGVT; encoded by the coding sequence ATGGAATTACCCAAGACCATAATTAACATCCTTAGAAGGAATGGATTAGATATTGATTACATCATTGATGTACTAACGGTAAACCTAAACATTGATCCACCAAGCGCTGCTAAGGCTCATGCTAAGTTGGCTTTGGCCATGTTTAATGAGGGCTTGAGTTTCGTTGATAAGGGTGATGTGGTTCAGGCCAGTGAGAGGCTTTACAAGGCTGTGGAGGGGTCCGTAAAGGCTTTGGCGATTGCCAGGGGCCTTGATGAGGCCAGGGAGGCCTTAAGCAAGGGTAGGTGGACCGTGAGCCTACTGGATAAGGCTGCACGTAGACTAGGCGATAAGGTATGGAGGGCCTGGACCGAGGCCTATTTCCTCCATGTAAATGGATTTCACGAGGTTAGGATCGACGTTGATGACGTTAGGGCTAGGATACCAATTATTCAGGAACTGATTAATGAGGTTAAGAAGTCACTGGGCGTTACGTGA
- a CDS encoding APC family permease, producing MSTSNFGEERASKYDAQLRRALNFWDIAYLEIGSMIGSGWMFAPLLAASVVGPASIISWLIAGILVYFIAEAYTEVASMFPRSGGLVRFPQYTHGLFASYWIAWTTLLYVIAVAPAEALATTTYLSALVPGLLIPGTMELSALGYLMAAILLIFYFLLNWFGVHVMGKTNTAVGWYKLLIPTFTIILLLVFLLHPVNYSGLPGGFMPYGLSAIFLAIPTTGIAFAYLGFRQSVEFSGEVIRPREIAKGAVLGFTLVVIIYVLLETAFVGAIDWSKISVQPGDWSSLTRSILSRGPLYQLLTLSGIAVLTAFAILFIVDAVLSPSGTGWIYVGGTARSLYGMAANGQLPEWFLYLNRHKVPRWGTIAALIVGFLFLYKFPAWGLIVTFITSAGYLTFIVSGPLSLALRRLAPNAPRYYRIPAITIFSALATISVYLIVYWSTFDILWGVIVFILAGLPIFFMYVMPTKLGVNRFRGIVAGIIYWIVLALATYFMLYEPIIVPYENAGKLPLTSYYAGLFLAYYVIILTMTIGLTLWLSRDVPSDLKIHIKAGWWIVATLFTVFPLSFFGQFGVFANPPIPWPYDTITAIIIGIIIHIYGARSAFMTPDLKYALERLAHSS from the coding sequence ATGTCTACTTCAAATTTCGGCGAAGAAAGGGCTTCAAAATATGATGCTCAGTTAAGGAGAGCGTTGAATTTCTGGGACATTGCATATCTGGAAATTGGCTCAATGATTGGTAGCGGTTGGATGTTCGCACCTCTACTTGCGGCCTCAGTTGTAGGTCCAGCATCAATAATATCGTGGTTAATCGCAGGAATACTTGTCTACTTCATTGCTGAGGCATATACCGAGGTTGCCAGCATGTTCCCAAGGTCAGGAGGTCTCGTTAGATTTCCGCAATACACCCACGGACTCTTTGCCTCCTATTGGATAGCATGGACAACGTTATTGTATGTAATCGCGGTTGCACCCGCCGAGGCGCTGGCAACAACTACATACTTATCAGCGCTTGTGCCTGGCTTGTTAATACCAGGTACGATGGAATTAAGCGCACTTGGCTATTTAATGGCGGCTATCTTGCTCATTTTCTACTTCTTACTTAATTGGTTCGGTGTTCATGTTATGGGTAAGACGAATACAGCCGTTGGTTGGTACAAACTATTAATACCAACCTTCACGATAATCCTATTACTCGTCTTCCTGCTTCACCCAGTTAATTACAGCGGGTTACCAGGCGGCTTCATGCCTTATGGCTTATCGGCTATCTTCCTGGCAATACCAACGACTGGTATAGCCTTCGCATACCTAGGCTTTAGACAAAGCGTTGAATTCTCAGGCGAAGTCATAAGGCCTAGGGAAATAGCCAAGGGCGCTGTTTTGGGTTTCACATTGGTCGTGATCATATACGTATTACTAGAAACGGCATTTGTGGGAGCCATAGACTGGAGTAAAATCTCGGTACAACCTGGCGATTGGAGCAGTCTTACAAGGTCTATATTGTCAAGGGGCCCATTGTATCAATTACTCACTTTGTCCGGTATCGCAGTACTTACGGCATTTGCCATATTATTCATAGTAGATGCTGTACTTTCACCATCCGGTACAGGTTGGATTTATGTGGGTGGTACCGCCAGATCGCTATACGGCATGGCCGCTAATGGACAATTACCTGAGTGGTTCCTATACCTCAATAGGCATAAAGTGCCTAGGTGGGGCACAATCGCCGCATTGATAGTCGGTTTCCTCTTCCTCTATAAATTCCCGGCCTGGGGCTTAATAGTCACGTTTATAACAAGCGCCGGTTACTTAACGTTTATAGTGTCAGGACCATTATCATTAGCCCTCAGGAGGCTAGCACCAAATGCGCCTAGATATTATAGGATACCAGCAATAACGATCTTCTCGGCGTTAGCCACGATCTCCGTCTACCTAATTGTTTACTGGTCTACATTCGACATACTATGGGGTGTCATAGTCTTCATACTCGCGGGTCTCCCAATATTCTTTATGTATGTGATGCCCACAAAGCTCGGTGTGAATAGATTTAGGGGTATTGTTGCCGGTATTATTTATTGGATCGTCTTAGCATTAGCGACTTACTTCATGCTCTACGAACCGATTATCGTTCCGTACGAGAACGCTGGTAAGCTACCGTTGACAAGTTACTACGCTGGTTTGTTCCTGGCCTATTACGTGATAATCCTTACAATGACCATCGGCTTAACATTATGGCTTTCCAGGGATGTTCCGAGCGACTTAAAGATTCACATTAAGGCTGGTTGGTGGATCGTAGCCACATTATTCACAGTATTTCCACTGTCATTCTTCGGTCAATTTGGAGTATTCGCAAACCCACCAATACCATGGCCATACGACACGATAACCGCCATAATAATAGGCATAATCATACATATATACGGAGCAAGAAGCGCATTTATGACACCGGACCTAAAATACGCATTAGAGAGACTAGCACATTCATCGTAA
- a CDS encoding HTH domain-containing protein has protein sequence MITGIDIVHLLILKMILKVIMRAIRDQGAVNGSSLYKLIVDYTGMSVATVYRKIADLMSWGYIIRADKNHYIVTTKGLIALELLCVGGFINDHDLCQDVTFMVGHEWDLDEFGNECINAYFKLLMIKASKDGLDPLHVLPSLGFPKSVLLLIPNDFHNVNRKSILDLLIEELGNEELVMKAQGIIAKALMMLLPTTTLNDGCKAVTVSNRVIALKCKVRGYTLDSRCPFLVKING, from the coding sequence ATGATTACGGGCATAGATATTGTTCATTTACTAATACTGAAGATGATATTGAAGGTAATCATGCGTGCAATAAGAGATCAAGGCGCCGTAAATGGATCATCACTATACAAACTAATTGTGGACTACACAGGCATGAGCGTGGCGACAGTATATAGAAAAATAGCAGACCTAATGAGTTGGGGCTATATCATAAGGGCTGATAAGAACCATTACATAGTGACAACTAAGGGATTAATCGCATTAGAGCTTTTGTGTGTGGGCGGTTTCATTAACGACCATGATCTTTGTCAAGATGTAACATTCATGGTAGGGCATGAATGGGATTTAGATGAATTTGGTAATGAATGCATTAACGCTTACTTTAAGTTGCTCATGATTAAGGCATCTAAGGACGGGCTGGATCCATTGCATGTGCTACCATCGCTTGGCTTTCCTAAATCCGTATTATTACTAATCCCAAATGATTTTCATAATGTAAATAGAAAGTCAATACTAGATCTGCTGATTGAGGAATTGGGTAATGAAGAATTAGTCATGAAGGCGCAGGGCATAATTGCCAAGGCATTGATGATGTTGCTACCAACAACGACATTAAATGATGGGTGCAAGGCCGTTACAGTAAGTAACAGGGTGATTGCCTTAAAATGCAAAGTAAGGGGATATACGCTTGACTCGAGGTGTCCCTTTCTCGTGAAAATTAATGGTTAA
- a CDS encoding alpha/beta hydrolase, producing MPLDPAVRKILEELNKVMPQMIKVSLDEFRKMFRAFFTSQPRRPIYKVYDITIPGTEAKIPARVYIPREGNNFGVLVYLHGGGFVLGDVETYDPLCRELAAACDCVVVSVDYRLAPEHKFPAAVIDALDSTKWVLEHAREINGDPEKVAIGGDSAGGNLAAVVAIMARDQGLKPTLKYQVLINPFVGVDLASYTIREYSTGLFLEREAMAFFNRAYLRSPADAFDPRFSPILVDNLSNLPPALVITSEYDPLRDSAETYAAKLAEAGVPTVTVRFNGVTHGFYGFPVPHARAVIGLIGSTLKQVFYNKY from the coding sequence ATGCCCCTGGATCCGGCGGTTAGGAAAATCCTTGAGGAGCTGAATAAGGTAATGCCTCAAATGATCAAGGTATCACTTGATGAGTTCAGGAAGATGTTTAGGGCATTCTTCACGTCACAGCCAAGGAGACCCATTTATAAGGTCTACGACATAACCATACCAGGCACCGAGGCAAAAATACCCGCCAGAGTCTACATACCCAGAGAAGGCAACAATTTCGGAGTTCTCGTTTACCTTCACGGTGGTGGTTTCGTACTTGGCGACGTGGAAACCTACGACCCACTATGCCGTGAGTTAGCCGCCGCCTGCGATTGCGTGGTGGTTTCCGTGGACTATAGGCTAGCCCCTGAACATAAATTCCCAGCAGCCGTAATTGACGCCTTAGACTCAACCAAGTGGGTTCTCGAACATGCCAGGGAAATCAATGGTGACCCAGAGAAGGTGGCCATTGGTGGTGATAGCGCCGGTGGTAATTTAGCCGCCGTAGTTGCAATAATGGCTAGAGACCAGGGACTAAAACCAACTCTAAAGTACCAAGTCCTGATAAACCCATTCGTTGGCGTTGACCTGGCATCATACACTATTAGGGAATACTCCACTGGTTTATTCCTCGAGCGCGAAGCAATGGCATTCTTCAATAGGGCATACCTCAGGAGCCCTGCTGACGCCTTCGATCCAAGGTTCTCACCAATACTAGTAGACAACCTAAGCAACCTACCACCAGCCCTAGTAATAACCTCAGAGTACGACCCACTAAGGGACTCAGCAGAGACTTATGCCGCAAAGCTTGCCGAGGCAGGGGTACCCACGGTAACCGTAAGATTCAATGGAGTAACCCACGGATTCTACGGATTCCCAGTACCACACGCGAGGGCAGTAATTGGACTTATTGGATCAACATTAAAGCAGGTCTTTTATAACAAGTATTAG
- a CDS encoding FeoA domain-containing protein — MSVNNEYISINRVPNNSLVKIVKLGSDRLIDLGLMTGSVIRVLISTPCGPVLVQREDGSVIVLDADIASSTLVSIISRPEPARHRHRRRWGWSH; from the coding sequence ATGAGTGTAAATAACGAGTATATATCAATAAATAGGGTACCAAATAACTCACTGGTAAAGATAGTCAAACTTGGTAGTGATAGGTTAATCGACCTCGGTTTAATGACTGGTTCAGTTATTAGGGTACTAATAAGTACGCCCTGTGGACCGGTCCTCGTTCAGAGGGAGGATGGGTCGGTAATTGTGCTTGATGCCGATATCGCATCTAGCACCCTCGTATCCATTATATCAAGGCCAGAACCAGCCAGGCATAGACATAGGAGGAGGTGGGGTTGGAGCCATTAA
- the feoB gene encoding ferrous iron transport protein B: MRDNNIKVLIAGIPNCGKSTIVSELSGVTIRIANYPGTTVSINRVEYNINGIKVSIIDLPGTYSLRANMVDESVAAREILRGDYDGIIVVGSALDPEQTLYLLIQVLELGKPVILVLNMMDLASRRGFQYDIEGLSKALGIPVLPTVAAKGAGLSKLKNMIIKIYELGQGNTHIINYGKLEKYIETLSNTLGISRGLAIEVISDNPVAKEIIGSLLNNDYVRQLIESARREIEDVSSYVAAMRWNVVRSLINRFVIKSGKPSFSKYDELFMNPKYGPIISILLLLFVVAETIFLALEPLVDLLSTALNSLPINDVVGYYVTNELIRSLIIDGVWNGISTLIDFIPYVFGVALLIAFIEDSGLIVRISFPIERWLRRVGIPSRGLIYLIAGSGCNVPAITATKAMPNIRDRVLTALMIPYIPCTARFVIISLIAAAVLPHLMGLVVVLPYAVALIGVIIISSFSKVHLKFIGGKAPYSYTLPPLVLPLHKAFIKKVWHYTYEFISRAGALIVIFIIVMWFLSISGPSGVIGPKALDNPVLLRQTWLSIIGNALSPLLSQIGIPWQFSAALVYGYIFKEVVLSTLALMYGVEEGGLIHAVKSFISLPSAIALIVFTTFYSPCIATLITEKQVVGLRLTVINTILQFLVALGLAYMAYHMALIASRLFV; the protein is encoded by the coding sequence ATGCGTGATAATAATATCAAGGTTCTTATTGCTGGTATACCAAATTGTGGTAAATCCACCATAGTCAGTGAACTCAGTGGCGTTACTATAAGGATTGCCAATTACCCAGGTACCACGGTTTCAATAAATAGAGTTGAATACAACATTAACGGAATTAAAGTATCAATCATAGACTTACCAGGAACCTACAGCCTTAGAGCCAATATGGTTGATGAGTCTGTGGCTGCCAGGGAGATATTACGGGGTGACTATGACGGCATAATAGTGGTTGGATCCGCACTTGACCCTGAACAGACTCTCTACTTACTTATTCAAGTCCTTGAACTAGGTAAACCTGTAATTCTAGTTCTTAATATGATGGATTTAGCATCTAGGAGGGGCTTTCAATACGACATTGAAGGATTAAGTAAAGCCTTAGGAATACCTGTATTACCTACAGTAGCTGCTAAGGGCGCCGGGTTGAGTAAATTGAAGAATATGATAATTAAGATATATGAATTAGGGCAGGGTAATACGCATATTATTAATTACGGAAAACTTGAGAAATACATAGAGACTTTGTCTAATACCCTCGGAATATCACGGGGGCTTGCAATAGAGGTGATCAGTGATAACCCAGTTGCGAAGGAAATAATAGGTAGCCTATTGAATAATGATTATGTTAGGCAGTTGATTGAGAGCGCCCGTAGAGAGATTGAAGATGTAAGTAGTTATGTCGCGGCTATGCGCTGGAATGTTGTAAGATCACTTATTAATAGGTTTGTTATAAAGAGTGGAAAGCCCTCGTTCAGTAAATATGACGAATTATTCATGAATCCTAAATACGGACCAATCATCTCCATTTTATTATTATTATTTGTAGTAGCTGAGACCATATTCCTCGCTCTAGAACCACTGGTGGACCTATTATCAACTGCCCTTAATTCATTGCCAATAAATGATGTTGTTGGGTATTACGTAACCAATGAATTAATTAGGTCATTAATTATTGATGGGGTGTGGAATGGGATATCAACATTAATAGACTTTATACCCTACGTCTTTGGGGTTGCCCTCTTAATAGCGTTTATAGAGGATTCAGGATTGATCGTGAGAATATCATTCCCAATAGAGAGGTGGTTAAGGCGTGTTGGTATCCCTTCAAGGGGTTTAATATACTTAATCGCCGGCTCTGGGTGTAACGTACCTGCAATAACCGCCACTAAAGCTATGCCAAACATTAGGGATAGGGTACTCACTGCATTAATGATCCCCTATATACCATGCACCGCCAGGTTCGTGATAATATCATTAATAGCCGCCGCAGTATTACCGCATTTAATGGGCCTCGTTGTTGTACTACCATATGCAGTGGCGTTAATCGGCGTGATTATTATATCGAGTTTCTCAAAGGTACATTTAAAGTTCATAGGTGGAAAAGCGCCGTATTCCTACACATTACCTCCATTAGTATTACCCTTACATAAGGCATTCATTAAGAAGGTTTGGCATTATACTTATGAATTCATTTCCAGGGCTGGGGCGTTAATAGTGATTTTTATAATAGTAATGTGGTTCCTTTCAATAAGTGGACCAAGTGGTGTAATAGGCCCAAAGGCTCTTGATAATCCCGTGCTCCTGAGGCAAACGTGGCTTAGCATAATAGGTAATGCATTGTCGCCATTGTTAAGCCAAATAGGCATACCCTGGCAGTTCTCTGCGGCGTTGGTTTATGGGTATATATTTAAGGAGGTTGTATTAAGCACTCTGGCTTTAATGTATGGTGTTGAGGAGGGTGGGCTTATTCATGCGGTTAAATCATTTATTTCGCTGCCATCCGCCATAGCACTGATAGTTTTTACAACCTTCTACTCACCATGTATTGCAACGCTTATTACCGAGAAACAGGTTGTGGGCTTAAGGCTTACGGTGATCAACACGATTTTACAGTTCCTAGTAGCGTTAGGATTAGCATACATGGCTTATCACATGGCATTAATTGCATCGAGGTTGTTCGTATGA
- the hemB gene encoding porphobilinogen synthase, which produces MVVTESIRLRNYLFNYPVNRPRRLRSNVLIRNMVAETMLRPDDFVMPIFVREDINEPEPIKSLPGQYRWPLNDKLINFVDQLVSSGIRSVILFGIPEHKDEWGSSAYDEHGIIQRTIKFLKDSFEDKLIVMADVCLCEYTDHGHCGVVKKLPDGRYIVDNDSTIELYAKTAVTYAESGVDVVAPSGMMDGQVKAIREALDRAGFNDVVIMAYSAKYASSFYGPFREAAASAPKFGDRRSYQMDPRNAHEALKEVAMDINEGADIVMVKPAMLYLDVIRLVKQNFPEVPLAAYQVSGEYAMLKAAIMNGWLDEKRAILESLIAIRRAGADLIITYFAKDVVNYLDEIERLF; this is translated from the coding sequence GTGGTTGTTACTGAAAGTATTAGGTTGAGGAATTACCTGTTTAATTATCCCGTTAATAGGCCCAGGAGGCTTAGGTCGAATGTGCTCATTAGGAATATGGTTGCTGAGACTATGCTCAGGCCTGATGACTTCGTAATGCCCATATTCGTCAGGGAGGATATTAATGAACCTGAACCCATTAAGTCATTGCCTGGACAGTACAGGTGGCCCCTTAATGATAAGTTGATCAACTTCGTTGATCAGTTGGTTAGTTCTGGCATTAGGTCGGTTATTTTATTTGGCATACCTGAGCATAAGGATGAGTGGGGTAGTTCGGCGTACGATGAGCATGGCATAATACAGAGGACGATTAAGTTCCTTAAGGACTCCTTTGAGGATAAACTCATTGTAATGGCTGACGTATGCCTATGCGAGTACACGGATCATGGCCACTGCGGTGTTGTTAAGAAATTGCCTGATGGCAGGTATATAGTTGATAATGACTCAACAATAGAGCTCTACGCCAAGACCGCAGTGACATACGCGGAGTCTGGTGTTGATGTTGTTGCGCCGTCCGGCATGATGGATGGGCAGGTTAAGGCAATTAGGGAAGCCCTTGACAGGGCCGGCTTTAATGACGTTGTCATAATGGCTTACAGCGCTAAGTACGCGAGTTCGTTCTACGGTCCGTTCAGGGAGGCCGCAGCCAGTGCGCCTAAGTTTGGTGATAGGCGTAGTTATCAGATGGACCCGAGGAATGCGCACGAGGCCCTTAAGGAGGTTGCCATGGACATTAATGAGGGTGCTGACATAGTCATGGTTAAACCAGCAATGCTTTATCTTGATGTTATTAGGCTTGTGAAGCAGAACTTTCCTGAGGTTCCGTTGGCCGCCTACCAGGTCAGTGGTGAGTATGCAATGCTTAAGGCTGCTATAATGAATGGTTGGCTTGATGAGAAGAGGGCAATTCTTGAGTCTTTAATTGCCATTAGGAGGGCTGGAGCAGATTTAATAATCACGTACTTCGCAAAGGATGTTGTTAATTATCTCGATGAAATTGAGAGACTCTTCTGA
- a CDS encoding PLP-dependent aminotransferase family protein, which yields MNITQFLADRSKLMRASEIRELLKWVTENVISFGGGMPDPSSFPVKEIIEVTRDVLSIKADKALQYGTTGGVTELREEIVRFMGKEGIRVDGPENVIITVGSQEALDIIGRLFINPGDYVITESPTYLAALQAFRIYGPRIIGIPMDNYGIRVDILEDTIKKVIDDGGKPKFIYVIPTGQNPTGITMSMERRKSLLDIASRYDLLVIEDDPYGYIYFGDEEPPARLKAMDSEGRVIYLSTFSKIAAPGLRLGWVAASSEVIRWFELAKQSIDLHTSTLNQYIAAELLRRGVIERNIPRIKEIYRSKRDLMLQALSEHMPEGVTWTRPSAGMFIWLTTPEKIDTGEMLNVAIKKYGVAYVPGKSFYPNEDRHNDMRLNFTYPTPQQIFEGIKRLALAIKEYLSQ from the coding sequence ATGAATATTACTCAATTCCTGGCTGATAGATCAAAGTTAATGAGAGCTTCTGAAATCAGGGAGTTACTGAAGTGGGTTACTGAGAATGTGATTTCCTTTGGCGGTGGAATGCCCGACCCATCGTCATTCCCCGTTAAGGAAATAATTGAGGTAACGAGGGACGTATTATCAATAAAGGCCGATAAGGCACTTCAGTATGGAACCACTGGCGGTGTAACGGAGCTAAGGGAGGAAATAGTTAGGTTTATGGGTAAGGAGGGTATTAGGGTTGATGGTCCTGAGAACGTAATAATTACGGTTGGTAGTCAGGAGGCCCTTGATATAATTGGTAGGTTATTCATAAACCCTGGAGATTACGTAATTACTGAAAGTCCAACGTACTTAGCAGCATTGCAAGCCTTTAGGATTTATGGACCTAGGATAATTGGTATACCCATGGATAATTATGGAATTAGGGTTGATATTCTTGAGGACACGATTAAGAAAGTAATTGATGATGGCGGTAAACCCAAGTTCATATACGTAATACCCACCGGTCAAAATCCAACGGGCATTACAATGAGTATGGAAAGAAGAAAGTCGCTACTTGACATCGCCAGTAGGTATGACTTATTAGTAATTGAGGATGACCCATACGGCTACATATACTTCGGCGATGAAGAGCCGCCTGCAAGACTTAAGGCAATGGATAGTGAGGGTAGGGTTATTTACCTATCCACATTCAGTAAGATAGCTGCGCCCGGGCTTAGGCTTGGTTGGGTTGCGGCGAGTAGTGAGGTGATTAGGTGGTTTGAGCTTGCTAAGCAATCAATTGACCTGCACACATCGACACTTAATCAGTACATAGCCGCTGAATTATTGAGGAGGGGTGTTATTGAGAGGAATATACCGAGGATTAAGGAGATTTATAGGAGTAAGAGGGACCTAATGCTTCAAGCGTTAAGTGAGCACATGCCTGAGGGTGTTACCTGGACTAGGCCCTCAGCTGGCATGTTCATTTGGTTAACAACGCCTGAGAAGATTGATACTGGTGAAATGCTTAATGTTGCCATTAAGAAGTATGGGGTTGCTTACGTACCAGGTAAGTCCTTTTACCCAAATGAGGATAGGCATAATGACATGAGACTTAACTTCACATACCCAACACCGCAGCAGATCTTCGAGGGCATTAAGAGACTCGCACTGGCCATTAAGGAATATCTATCACAGTAG